Proteins encoded by one window of Salvia splendens isolate huo1 chromosome 7, SspV2, whole genome shotgun sequence:
- the LOC121810533 gene encoding uncharacterized protein LOC121810533, with protein MAAEFPPAESSSGLQLGPTRQRNSGDVDGRQQYVDPVTLGFAQLNARFDKMDRRVDTLERRPTLQTEGHEPDWEEADHAWEDHRGKGRSDREEYDRPYHHQGRGRVRPYRGGRGDRCGEGALPGRGSRPGQRRGDAGYGMGRRRDNWDLPQRHDDWDEETYEERGVTCWDPPQNRERFSRQSSDYSSGVKMDAPHFNGADAPNWISRVQYYFDHKRFPEAERLHYVVMLFDPPASEWIFNYRETNGFVTWPEFLNDVRHRFDPQSFRNYTGLIAKLVQTTTVADYHATFERYLNRVTDLSESALIPIFIQGLKQPLQEKVELQNPESLAEAMALALRLAATHDERPQHTSTYQRRPWPGKEQRATPAPVSNQTAMPQPQDSFVREADRSRAYPIRVSNAEKSERARRGLCYHCPEKWVAGHICKVKLLCYMDDETDDPHEVSAGEQLPGEELITADLSHLHALDGRGSSKPFIVQGTLGDSTVRVLIDTGATLDFLHPRIAERLQLELTPIRPFRVLVGNGASLLCTHILRGTKLAMQGSLFVVDLHILAHHGPDVILGMNWLESLGKVSADLVRKTLEFTQGDRTVFLQGVMPGPRQISLHSLYTLTTQPADHEFYEIVPIDRVFETGATKELEGFPPNLPAEILEVLTAHRAVFEQPRGVPPARLFDHRIHLLPGTRPINVRPYRYPYFQKTEIEKQVHDMLEQGIIRHSHSPFSSPVLLIRKKDGTFRFCIDYRALNKATVPDHFPIPTAEELFDVLGSAKYFTKLDLRSGYHQIRMNEGDIFKTAFRTHDGHFEFLVMPFGLTNAPSTFQAAMNAIFSRSSDSALSSSSMIS; from the coding sequence ATGGCGGCGGAATTTCCGCCGGCAGAGTCCTCGTCGGGGCTGCAGTTGGGCCCGACGCGGCAGAGGAATTCGGGCGACGTCGACGGAAGACAACAATACGTCGACCCAGTCACGTTAGGTTTTGCGCAGTTGAACGCGCGATTTGACAAGATGGATCGTCGGGTCGATACCTTGGAACGACGCCCGACGCTGCAGACAGAGGGCCATGAACCTGATTGGGAAGAAGCCGACCACGCGTGGGAGGACCACCGCGGGAAGGGACGGAGCGACCGTGAGGAGTATGACCGCCCCTACCACCATCAGGGTCGGGGCCGTGTTCGACCTTATCGGGGTGGACGCGGCGATCGTTGTGGGGAGGGAGCGCTTCCCGGCCGAGGAAGCCGCCCTGGTCAGCGACGGGGCGACGCAGGGTATGGAATGGGTCGCCGTCGGGATAATTGGGACCTACCACAGCGACACGACGATTGGGACGAGGAGACGTACGAGGAGCGCGGGGTAACCTGCTGGGACCCGCCCCAAAATCGGGAGCGTTTTAGCCGCCAGTCGTCAGATTATTCATCCGGCGTAAAGATGGATGCGCCACACTTTAATGGGGCAGACGCGCCAAACTGGATCTCGCGCGTGCAATACTACTTCGATCACAAGCGGTTTCCGGAGGCTGAGCGCTTGCATTATGTAGTAATGCTATTCGACCCTCCCGCTTCGGAGTGGATATTTAATTATCGGGAGACGAATGGTTTTGTTACTTGGCCAGAGTTTTTGAATGACGTGAGGCATCGATTCGACCCCCAGAGCTTCAGGAACTATACAGGTTTGATCGCCAAGCTGGTTCAGACGACCACCGTGGCTGACTACCACGCGACGTTCGAACGGTATCTCAATAGGGTGACCGATTTATCGGAGTCTGCTTTGATTCCAATCTTTATTCAAGGGCTGAAACAGCCTCTGCAAGAAAAGGTCGAACTACAGAACCCAGAGTCGTTGGCAGAGGCAATGGCCTTAGCGTTGCGTTTGGCCGCAACTCATGATGAGCGACCACAGCACACGTCGACATATCAGCGCCGACCGTGGCCTGGCAAGGAGCAACGAGCCACCCCGGCTCCGGTTTCTAACCAAACCGCCATGCCACAACCACAGGACTCGTTTGTCCGGGAGGCGGACAGATCACGAGCATACCCAATTAGGGTGTCGAATGCGGAAAAATCGGAGCGAGCCCGTCGAGGGCTCTGTTATCATTGCCCCGAGAAATGGGTCGCGGGCCACATTTGTAAAGTCAAGTTGCTCTGCTATATGGACGATGAGACGGACGACCCGCACGAGGTCAGTGCGGGAGAACAGCTTCCCGGCGAGGAATTGATTACGGCAGACTTATCACACCTGCACGCCTTAGATGGCCGTGGGAGTTCCAAACCGTTTATTGTCCAGGGGACATTAGGGGACTCTACCGTCCGGGTATTAATTGACACAGGAGCGACACTTGATTTCCTCCATCCACGGATTGCAGAGAGACTCCAATTGGAACTAACTCCAATTAGACCGTTCCGAGTGCTGGTGGGCAACGGGGCATCCCTGCTTTGCACCCATATTTTGCGGGGCACTAAGTTAGCTATGCAGGGTAGCTTATTTGTGGTAGATCTTCACATTCTCGCTCACCATGGACCGGATGTGATATTGGGAATGAACTGGTTGGAATCACTAGGGAAAGTATCGGCAGATTTGGTCAGAAAAACGTTAGAATTTACTCAAGGGGATCGGACGGTATTTTTGCAGGGAGTAATGCCGGGTCCGAGACAGATTTCTCTACACTCGCTGTACACACTAACAACACAGCCAGCAGACCATGAGTTCTATGAAATCGTGCCAATTGACAGGGTTTTCGAGACAGGGGCCACCAAGGAACTAGAAGGCTTTCCTCCTAACCTTCCAGCCGAGATACTGGAGGTATTGACGGCGCACCGGGCGGTGTTCGAGCAGCCTCGCGGCGTCCCCCCGGCCCGCTTATTTGACCACCGGATTCATCTGTTACCAGGGACAAGACCGATTAACGTTCGACCTTACAGATACCCATACTTCCAAAAGACTGAAATTGAAAAACAAGTGCACGATATGTTGGAGCAGGGTATAATTCGCCACAGTCACAGCCCTTTCTCGTCCCCGGTACTGCTGATCCGCAAAAAGGATGGCACTTTTCGCTTTTGCATCGATTACCGTGCCCTCAATAAGGCAACAGTCCCGGATCATTTTCCCATACCTACGGCAGAGGAACTTTTTGATGTGTTGGGCAGTGCGAAATATTTTACAAAGTTGGACCTtcgatcagggtatcatcaaattcgaatgAATGAGGGTGACATCTTTAAGACAGCCTTCAGGACTCATGACGGCCACTTCGAGTTTCTTGTGATGCCTTTCGGCCTCACAAATGCACCCTCCACTTTTCAGGCGGCTATGAATGCCATTTTCAGCCGCTCCTCAGACAGTGCGTTATCGTCTTCTTCGATGATATCTTGA